ATTTTATGAATATCGTTGAATTGGTTCAGCGGGTGGCTCGGTTTTTTGGATTAAATCCCGATTTGGTTCAGCCTATTAAATCGAATACCTTGAATCAGGCAGCAAAACGTCCGCCTAAAACAGGATTTATATTAGATAAATCTATTCGCGAATTAGGGTATCGTCCGCATTCATTCGAAGAGGGACTACAGATTTTAAAAGATCAGTTATCGGCTTAGTCTTATACCGAATCTTAAATTCAATCCTATTTTTTATGGGGTAAAATCAAATCTTTGGTTATTTTTACCCATTACCAAAAACTGAAATTATGTCGAATACCGAATCTTGGGGGTCGCGCGTTGGGTTAATCCTGGCCATGGCGGGTAACGCTGTAGGTCTTGGAAATTTCCTTCGTTTCCCGGTTCAGGCTGCATCCAATGGTGGTGGGGCTTTTATTATTCCTTATCTCGTTTGTTTTCTTTTAATGGGAATTCCGCTTTTGTGGATCGAATGGTCAAGCGGTAGATACGGAGGTAAATTCGGCCACCATTCCACGCCTTTTATTTTCCATTCTATGGATAAAAGGAAAATATGGAAATATATCGGGGTGTTCGGTATTTTCACCAACATAGCAGTAGCATCTTACTATTGTTACATCGAATCTTGGACGATGTCCTACACCTTCCATTCCGTTTCGGGTACATTCGATGGAATGTCTCAAGGTGATGTAGCTGGTTTCTTCTCAAATTACATTGATGTTTCCACTTCTACAACGGGTATACCTTATGAAGCGGTGATGTTTTTTGTGTTGTGTCTTCTTCTGAATACCTGGATTTTGTCGAGAGGATTATCGGGTGTAGAAAAAGTGGCAAAAATCGGTATGCCTTTATTGATTGGATTTGGAGCGGTGTTGGCAATTCGCGGTTTAACACTGGGTACGTCCGGAGCATCGCCAGAGGTTCCGACTGCATCGGCATGGGATGGATTAAATTTTCTTTGGACGCCTCAATACACTTCACTGCTGGATATGAAAGTGTGGATGGCAGCAGCTGGTCAGATATTTTTTACGCTTTCGCTGGGAATGGGAACCGTGCATTGTTATGCGGCTTATGTCCGATCGAAAGATGATGTTGCTTTAAATGCAGTTTCTGCCGGTTTTACCAACGAATTCGTTGAAGTGGTATTAGGAAGTTTAATCGTAATTCCAATTGCTGCAGGATACCTTGGTTTGGACTGGGTAAAAGAAAATGCAGGATTTGGAATGGCGTTTCAAACGATGCCATTTTTATTTGAGAAATGGGGAACCGTATTTTCCGCTCTTGCTGGATTAATGTGGTTTGGTCTTTTGTTTTTTGCGGGTATTACTTCTTCACTTGCCATGGGAACTCCATGGATGAGTTTTATGCAGGATGAGTTCAATTGGAAAAGAGGCAAAGCGGCATGGTCGTTTGGAGGTATTGTTTTATTGCTCGGATTGCCTACCGTATTTTTCTTCGCTAATGGCGTTTTTGATGAATATGATTATTGGGCTGGTACCGTTTCGTTAGTGGTCTTTGCCCTTGCCGAGGTGATTTTGTTCTCCTGGGTTTTCGGTTTAGACAAAGGCTGGAAAGAGATCAACGAAGGTGCAGATATCCGCGTTCCGAATATTTTCCGCTTTATTATTAAGTACATCACACCGGCAATGTTGCTCATCGTTTTTATTGGGGCACTGGTTACTCCCAAAAACAACGATTGGAAAGCAGCCTTAAGTGGTAACTGGGAATTGGATAA
This Flavobacteriales bacterium DNA region includes the following protein-coding sequences:
- a CDS encoding sodium-dependent transporter, translated to MSNTESWGSRVGLILAMAGNAVGLGNFLRFPVQAASNGGGAFIIPYLVCFLLMGIPLLWIEWSSGRYGGKFGHHSTPFIFHSMDKRKIWKYIGVFGIFTNIAVASYYCYIESWTMSYTFHSVSGTFDGMSQGDVAGFFSNYIDVSTSTTGIPYEAVMFFVLCLLLNTWILSRGLSGVEKVAKIGMPLLIGFGAVLAIRGLTLGTSGASPEVPTASAWDGLNFLWTPQYTSLLDMKVWMAAAGQIFFTLSLGMGTVHCYAAYVRSKDDVALNAVSAGFTNEFVEVVLGSLIVIPIAAGYLGLDWVKENAGFGMAFQTMPFLFEKWGTVFSALAGLMWFGLLFFAGITSSLAMGTPWMSFMQDEFNWKRGKAAWSFGGIVLLLGLPTVFFFANGVFDEYDYWAGTVSLVVFALAEVILFSWVFGLDKGWKEINEGADIRVPNIFRFIIKYITPAMLLIVFIGALVTPKNNDWKAALSGNWELDNSSIIAKITNKGVVYNRSYFADEFQTEVGGTVSEVTTIDSLKKHVVAISDSVAYVMVDGKEKKFKGSEAEKSKQMLFYKLEPVKTYEFDIDKTVMVKVGQAIVPGTAIASGGFVNNIFYTDMARLLLLIVFGGICVLVYVAYKKRLKEGTI